A window of Mercenaria mercenaria strain notata chromosome 16, MADL_Memer_1, whole genome shotgun sequence contains these coding sequences:
- the LOC123540458 gene encoding uncharacterized protein LOC123540458: MTDYLNSVKQLVERLSLQSPSGIGSSRVSGKKSKTKEKAHGIVSDAVISEHQGEVRYRHRKKTLEKDLPETNKPRKKSKTDISGNTTHRQSVSLYQLIKQNKEKLSGKSSAECHLKLSPTNSPISPQDIKRRTMFEFNVYDANTSDYGESHSSPTLCHKRSPRPSKDLACCSLLSPINPFASEPCSPTKIRNTGQTDFTSSEKFQFLDTELKSPLNLSPVFLDKESTSVPRTNSKTSRSRLSASKSMPLSPPAENAERSARQFGDFQLKLDTLRAELLAMRKGDQELARKLLNLYSEIQILKVKNSCMNYSELLDEAMYEAEIADELPDMCDAPQKFTNKLLTSHGVTSFNIHSRRFSCS; this comes from the exons ATGACCGATTACCTAAATTCAGTGAAACAACTTGTCGAACGCTTGAGTTTACAATCGCCTAGCGGAATAGGATCGTCCCGTGTTTCCGGAAAGAAATCTAAAACTAAGGAAAAAGCACATGGCATTGTTTCAGACGCGGTCATTTCCGAACACCAAGGTGAGGTGAGATATCGCCACAGGAAGAAAACTTTGGAGAAAGATTTGCCAGAAACAAACAAGCCACGTAAGAAAAGCAAGACTGATATTTCGGGTAACACAACACACCGCCAGTCGGTATCTTTATATCagctaataaaacaaaacaaagagaaGCTGTCTGGTAAAAGTAGTGCAGAATGTCACCTGAAATTGTCACCTACAAACTCGCCAATATCACCACAAGACATCAAACGAAgaacaatgtttgaatttaatgtgTACGATGCTAATACATCTGACTACGGGGAAAGCCACTCGAGCCCTACTTTGTGTCATAAACGCAGCCCTCGGCCGAGCAAAGACCTGGCCTGTTGTTCGTTGCTAAGTCCGATAAATCCGTTTGCATCAGAACCATGTTCTCCGACGAAAATCCGAAATACCGGACAAACTGATTTTACGAGCAGTGAAAAGTTTCAGTTTCTGGATACGGAATTAAAATCTCCTTTAAACTTAAGTCCTGTATTCTTAGACAAGGAAAGTACATCTGTCCCCAGGACAAACAGCAAAACGTCCCGGTCACGACTGTCAGCATCAAAAAGCATGCCACTGTCGCCGCCAGCCGAAAATGCTGAAAGGTCTGCTCGACAATTTGGTGACTTCCAGCTTAAACTTGACACCCTAAGAGCGGAATTG CTGGCCATGAGAAAAGGCGACCAAGAACTGGCGAGAAAGCTTCTCAACTTATATTCTGAAATACAGATTTTAAAAGTAAAGAACTCGTGTATGAACTACAGCGAACTGCTTGACGAAGCGATGTATGAGGCGGAAATAGCGGATGAACTTCCGGATATGTGTGATGCGCCGCAAAAGTTTACGAATAAACTGCTGACAAGCCATGGTGTTACAAGCTTCAATATTCATTCAAGGCGGTTTTCATGCAGTTAA